Proteins encoded together in one Cicer arietinum cultivar CDC Frontier isolate Library 1 chromosome 4, Cicar.CDCFrontier_v2.0, whole genome shotgun sequence window:
- the LOC101497068 gene encoding uncharacterized protein isoform X1: MQQQQQRRGELVVNGYVVYTRRKRINHHSENEEFKRLKTEENVQVKVETVSAEAVRNDVVLWTSKRQRKPSYKMKVESEQDASAVNVAVRVAKENTNTKSIVVNKKPMTVKELFDTGLLDGVPVVYVGCKKQASDSGLQGVIAGGGILCSCCLCNGRKIIPPSQFEIHACKIYKRATQYICFENGKSLLELLGVCRAAPLHTLEATVQNFICLPSEEKYFTCRSCRGCFPTSTVERVGLTCHSCIEARKSEDNSIRAVGKRVRTPRPLLFSSPSSTSKMCISSKTKSKRQKKKRTKPSKLSVKLKTAPITSISTCSSPQNKCHWRINNKHQRLHKLIFEEDGLPDGAEVAYYARGQKLLEGIKKRSGIICRCCNTEISPLQFEIHAGWASRRKPYAYIYTSNGVSLHELALFLSKDRKRTAKYNDDACIVCWDGGNLLLCDGCPRAFHKECASVSSTPLGGWYCPICQHMFLGEGSVALNPDAVAAGRVEGVDPIEQIAKRCIRIVKDIEVEIGGCALCRGSDFSRSGFGPRTIIICDQCEKEYHVGCLRDHKMAYLKELPEGDWLCCNDCIRIHSILENLLVRVAERLPESLLDVIKKKQEERCLEPLNVIDIRWRLVNGKVASPETRPLLLEAVTIFNECFDPIVDAATGRDLIPAMVYGRNLQTQDFGGMYCALLMVNSSVVSAGMLRIFGRDIAELPLIATKLKNRGKGYFQTLFSCIERLLAFLNVKYLVLPAAEEAESIWIHKFGFSRIKPEQLANYRNNCQQMMAFKGTVMLHKTVPRCRVISNQS; encoded by the exons atgcagcagcagcagcaacgCCGAGGTGAGTTAGTAGTGAACGGTTACGTCGTTTACACACGACGAAAGAGGATCAATCATCATTCCGAGAACGAGGAATTCAAGAGACTCAAAACCGAAGAAAATGTACAAGTTAAAGTGGAAACTGTTTCTGCTGAGGCGGTCCGTAACGATGTCGTTTTGTGGACGTCTAAACGGCAACGGAAACCGTCGTATAAGATGAAAGTTGAATCAGAACAAGATGCTTCTGCTGTTAACGTCGCTGTTCGCGTTGCGAAGGAGAATACGAATACGAAGAGCATTGTGGTGAACAAGAAGCCTATGACTGTGAAGGAGCTATTCGATACTGGTTTGCTCGATGGTGTTCCCGTTGTTTACGTCGGCTGCAAAAAGCag GCTTCAGATTCGGGATTGCAGGGTGTAATTGCAGGTGGAGGGATATTGTGCTCGTGCTGTCTGTGCAATGGACGCAAA ATTATTCCCCCCTCACAATTTGAGATTCATGCCTGCAAAATATATAAGAGGGCAACCCAATATATCTGCTTTGAAAATGGGAAGAGTTTGCTTGAACTATTGGGAGTATGCAGGGCAGCTCCCTTACATACTTTAGAAGCTACCGTTCAAAATTTTATCTGTTTGCCGTCTGAAGAAAAGTATTTTACTTGCAGGAGCTGCAGAG GTTGTTTCCCTACTTCAACTGTGGAGAGAGTGGGACTTACGTGCCATTCTTGCATTGAGGCAAGGAAGTCTGAAGATAATTCTATTCGTGCAGTTGGCAAAAGAGTCAG GACTCCTCGACCATTACTGTTCTCTAGTCCATCTAGTACATCGAAAATGTGTATCTCCTCAAAAACTAAGAGTAAGAGACAAAAGAAGAAGAGAACAAA GCCATCAAAACTGTCAGTAAAACTTAAGACTGCTCCAATTACTTCAATTTCGACGTGCTCATCTCCACAAAATAAGTGTCACTGGAGGATCAATAACAA GCATCAGCGATTgcacaaattaatttttgaagaaGATGGATTGCCTGATGGAGCTGAAGTAGCTTATTATGCACGTGGACAG AAATTGCTTGAAGGTATTAAAAAGCGATCCGGAATTATTTGTCGATGCTGCAACACTGAG ATCAGCCCCTTACAATTTGAGATTCATGCAGGGTGGGCTTCTCGCAGGAAGCC TTATGCATACATCTATACGTCGAATGGGGTATCTCTCCATGAGTTGGCATTATTCCTCTCAAAAGATCGCAAGCGAACTGCAAAATATAATGATGATGCATGCATTGTTTGTTGGGATGGTGGAAACCTGTTGCTCTGTGATGGATGCCCAAGGGCCTTTCATAAAG AATGTGCATCTGTATCAAGTACTCCACTAGGTGGATGGTACTGTCCAATTTGTCAACACATGTTCCTTGGAGAAGGGTCTGTGGCACTCAATCCTGATGCTGTGGCAGCCGGAAGGGTTGAAGGAGTTGATCCTATTGAACAGATTGCCAAGAGGTGCATACGCATTGTGAAAGACATTGAAGTTGAGATAGGTGGATGCGCTTTGTGCAG GGGTTCTGACTTCAGCAGATCAGGATTTGGTCCACGCACAATAATAATATGTGATCAG TGTGAAAAGGAATATCACGTGGGCTGTTTGAGGGATCATAAAATGGCATATTTGAAG GAGTTGCCCGAAGGGGACTGGCTTTGTTGCAATGATTGCATAAGAATACATTCTATTTTGGAGAACCTCCTAGTTAGGGTGGCAGAGAGACTCCCTGAATCTCTTTTGGATGTTATAAAGAAAAAGCAAGAGGAAAGATGTTTGGAACCCCTTAATGTGATTGATATAAGATGGAGACTTGTTAATGGCAAAGTTGCTTCTCCTGAAACCAGGCCATTGCTTTTGGAGGCCGTGACCATATTTAAT GAATGCTTTGATCCTATAGTTGATGCAGCTACTGGACGTGACCTTATTCCTGCCATGGTTTATGG AAGGAATTTGCAAACTCAGGATTTTGGAGGAATGTATTGTGCATTATTAATGGTCAA TTCATCTGTGGTATCTGCGGGCATGCTTCGGATTTTTGGGAGAGATATTGCAGAACTCCCATTAATTGCTACAAAACTCAAGAACCGTGGAAAG GGCTACTTCCAAACACTGTTCTCGTGCATAGAGAGGCTGCTAGCCTTCTTGAATGTGAAGTACCTTGTGCTACCAGCTGCTGAAGAAGCAGAATCCATATGGATACACAAATTTGGGTTTAGCAGGATAAAACCTGAGCAG CTCGCCAACTATAGAAATAATTGCCAACAGATGATGGCATTCAAAGGGACAGTTATGCTTCATAAAACGGTGCCTCGATGTCGGGTCATAAGTAATCAATCATGA
- the LOC101497068 gene encoding uncharacterized protein isoform X2 has protein sequence MQQQQQRRGELVVNGYVVYTRRKRINHHSENEEFKRLKTEENVQVKVETVSAEAVRNDVVLWTSKRQRKPSYKMKVESEQDASAVNVAVRVAKENTNTKSIVVNKKPMTVKELFDTGLLDGVPVVYVGCKKQASDSGLQGVIAGGGILCSCCLCNGRKIIPPSQFEIHACKIYKRATQYICFENGKSLLELLGVCRAAPLHTLEATVQNFICLPSEEKYFTCRSCRGCFPTSTVERVGLTCHSCIEARKSEDNSIRAVGKRVRTPRPLLFSSPSSTSKMCISSKTKSKRQKKKRTKPSKLSVKLKTAPITSISTCSSPQNKCHWRINNKHQRLHKLIFEEDGLPDGAEVAYYARGQKLLEGIKKRSGIICRCCNTEISPLQFEIHAGWASRRKPYAYIYTSNGVSLHELALFLSKDRKRTAKYNDDACIVCWDGGNLLLCDGCPRAFHKECASVSSTPLGGWYCPICQHMFLGEGSVALNPDAVAAGRVEGVDPIEQIAKRCIRIVKDIEVEIGGCALCRGSDFSRSGFGPRTIIICDQCEKEYHVGCLRDHKMAYLKELPEGDWLCCNDCIRIHSILENLLVRVAERLPESLLDVIKKKQEERCLEPLNVIDIRWRLVNGKVASPETRPLLLEAVTIFNECFDPIVDAATGRDLIPAMVYGRNLQTQDFGGMYCALLMVNSSVVSAGMLRIFGRDIAELPLIATKLKNRGKGYFQTLFSCIERLLAFLNVKYLVLPAAEEAESIWIHKFGFSRIKPEQCDIR, from the exons atgcagcagcagcagcaacgCCGAGGTGAGTTAGTAGTGAACGGTTACGTCGTTTACACACGACGAAAGAGGATCAATCATCATTCCGAGAACGAGGAATTCAAGAGACTCAAAACCGAAGAAAATGTACAAGTTAAAGTGGAAACTGTTTCTGCTGAGGCGGTCCGTAACGATGTCGTTTTGTGGACGTCTAAACGGCAACGGAAACCGTCGTATAAGATGAAAGTTGAATCAGAACAAGATGCTTCTGCTGTTAACGTCGCTGTTCGCGTTGCGAAGGAGAATACGAATACGAAGAGCATTGTGGTGAACAAGAAGCCTATGACTGTGAAGGAGCTATTCGATACTGGTTTGCTCGATGGTGTTCCCGTTGTTTACGTCGGCTGCAAAAAGCag GCTTCAGATTCGGGATTGCAGGGTGTAATTGCAGGTGGAGGGATATTGTGCTCGTGCTGTCTGTGCAATGGACGCAAA ATTATTCCCCCCTCACAATTTGAGATTCATGCCTGCAAAATATATAAGAGGGCAACCCAATATATCTGCTTTGAAAATGGGAAGAGTTTGCTTGAACTATTGGGAGTATGCAGGGCAGCTCCCTTACATACTTTAGAAGCTACCGTTCAAAATTTTATCTGTTTGCCGTCTGAAGAAAAGTATTTTACTTGCAGGAGCTGCAGAG GTTGTTTCCCTACTTCAACTGTGGAGAGAGTGGGACTTACGTGCCATTCTTGCATTGAGGCAAGGAAGTCTGAAGATAATTCTATTCGTGCAGTTGGCAAAAGAGTCAG GACTCCTCGACCATTACTGTTCTCTAGTCCATCTAGTACATCGAAAATGTGTATCTCCTCAAAAACTAAGAGTAAGAGACAAAAGAAGAAGAGAACAAA GCCATCAAAACTGTCAGTAAAACTTAAGACTGCTCCAATTACTTCAATTTCGACGTGCTCATCTCCACAAAATAAGTGTCACTGGAGGATCAATAACAA GCATCAGCGATTgcacaaattaatttttgaagaaGATGGATTGCCTGATGGAGCTGAAGTAGCTTATTATGCACGTGGACAG AAATTGCTTGAAGGTATTAAAAAGCGATCCGGAATTATTTGTCGATGCTGCAACACTGAG ATCAGCCCCTTACAATTTGAGATTCATGCAGGGTGGGCTTCTCGCAGGAAGCC TTATGCATACATCTATACGTCGAATGGGGTATCTCTCCATGAGTTGGCATTATTCCTCTCAAAAGATCGCAAGCGAACTGCAAAATATAATGATGATGCATGCATTGTTTGTTGGGATGGTGGAAACCTGTTGCTCTGTGATGGATGCCCAAGGGCCTTTCATAAAG AATGTGCATCTGTATCAAGTACTCCACTAGGTGGATGGTACTGTCCAATTTGTCAACACATGTTCCTTGGAGAAGGGTCTGTGGCACTCAATCCTGATGCTGTGGCAGCCGGAAGGGTTGAAGGAGTTGATCCTATTGAACAGATTGCCAAGAGGTGCATACGCATTGTGAAAGACATTGAAGTTGAGATAGGTGGATGCGCTTTGTGCAG GGGTTCTGACTTCAGCAGATCAGGATTTGGTCCACGCACAATAATAATATGTGATCAG TGTGAAAAGGAATATCACGTGGGCTGTTTGAGGGATCATAAAATGGCATATTTGAAG GAGTTGCCCGAAGGGGACTGGCTTTGTTGCAATGATTGCATAAGAATACATTCTATTTTGGAGAACCTCCTAGTTAGGGTGGCAGAGAGACTCCCTGAATCTCTTTTGGATGTTATAAAGAAAAAGCAAGAGGAAAGATGTTTGGAACCCCTTAATGTGATTGATATAAGATGGAGACTTGTTAATGGCAAAGTTGCTTCTCCTGAAACCAGGCCATTGCTTTTGGAGGCCGTGACCATATTTAAT GAATGCTTTGATCCTATAGTTGATGCAGCTACTGGACGTGACCTTATTCCTGCCATGGTTTATGG AAGGAATTTGCAAACTCAGGATTTTGGAGGAATGTATTGTGCATTATTAATGGTCAA TTCATCTGTGGTATCTGCGGGCATGCTTCGGATTTTTGGGAGAGATATTGCAGAACTCCCATTAATTGCTACAAAACTCAAGAACCGTGGAAAG GGCTACTTCCAAACACTGTTCTCGTGCATAGAGAGGCTGCTAGCCTTCTTGAATGTGAAGTACCTTGTGCTACCAGCTGCTGAAGAAGCAGAATCCATATGGATACACAAATTTGGGTTTAGCAGGATAAAACCTGAGCAG TGTGATATTAGGTGA
- the LOC113785056 gene encoding uncharacterized protein, producing the protein MLFKSESLISKVIVTDRDLAMMNAISVVFPTSIHLLCRFHIEKNVGARCKQYVKKDRQEEVMDLWKKIVYSTSVEEYDNHLQQFELLCADIILFVDYVKDSWLTPYKERFVNVWTNRVMHLGNTTSNRVESAHWRLKNMLQTSFGDLCKSWDAVNMMLKNQICIIQSSFQKTIKDVEHGYNSQFFQNLHHCVSRKCMKLIDNQLERVKIVGTNKTECGCSIRTTHGLPCACELAKLQINGNAIPLDSIHDFWKQLSIAHELEDEESLSDYDFSEELEAMKAYMKTHDIISQRIFKAKVREVVFPHTTSILAPPEKVRTKGASKKKKEFDTPRDPSYWEYVDASQESAKARQPSQSSQRSARQQSQSSQHSFKTQFPTYIRPYIEDIVDVVADGNFGFRAIAALLGWTEESWALVRSQLDKEIGLHKDVYSNVFDDNVESVRNSLKISKLGAQGKDKWMSLPDLGYVIATLYNVILVSLSRNLNMTFFPLNKSPSKETFVHSLIAIGFVNENHWVQIKLKSDCPLPPTSQKWKDFCSDTAKSWEVAYAARMKHWERIDPSFIRSSCISLNED; encoded by the exons ATGTTGTTCAAATCTGAGTCTttgatttctaaagttattgtgactgatagagatcttgccatgatgaatgcgattagtgttgtgtttcctacttcaatacatttgctatgtcgttttcatattgaaaaaaatgttggggcaagatgcaaacaatatgtcaaaaaggatagacaagaagaagtaatggatttatggaaaaagaTTGTCTATTCGACTAGTGTGGAAGAGTATGATaatcatttgcaacaatttgagctattgtgtgccgatattattctttttgttgattatgtgaaagattcatggttaacaccttacaaagaaaggtttgtcaacgtttggaccaatagagtgatgcatttggggaacacaacatctaacag agttgagtctgctcattggagattgaaaaacatgcttcaaactagttttggtgatttgtgtaaaagttgggatgcagtgaatatgatgttgaagaaccaaatatgtatcattcagtcttcttttcagaaaaccatcaaggatgttgagcacgggtataattcacaattttttcaaaatctacatcactgtgtatcaagaaagtgtatgaaattaattgataaCCAGTTGGAAAGGGTGAAGATTGTAGGCACTAACAAAACAGAATGTGGTTGTTCAATtagaacaactcatggattaccatgtgcttgtgagttggctAAGTTGCAGATAAATGGTAATGCtatccctttagatagcattcatgATTTTTGGAAACAGTTAAGCATTGCACATGaattagaggatgaagaatctttatcagattatgacttttctgaagagttggaagcaatgaaagcgtacatgaaGACACACGATATTataagtcaaaggatattcaaggcaaaggtgcgtgaagttgtatttccacataccacatcaatacttgcaccaccAGAGAAAGTGAGAACCAAGGGAGCaagtaaaaagaagaaagaatttgatactcctcgtgatccttcatattgggagtatgttgatgcctctcaagaatctgcaaaggCAAGGCAACCATCTCAATCATCTCAACGTTCTGCAAGGCAACAATCTCAATCATCTCAGCATTCTTTTAAGACACAATTTCCTACTTATATACGTCCGTATATTGAGGACATAGTAGATGTTGTGGCTGATGGAAATTTTGGGTTTCGTGCAATTGCAGCATTGCTAGGTTGGACCGAAGAATCTTGGGCTTTAGTTCGAtcacaattggataaagagattgGTCTACATAAAGATGTTTATTCTAATGTTTTTGATGACAATGTTGAATCAGTGCGGaactcattgaaaatatcaaaattgggtgctcaaggaaaagataagtggatgtctttaccagacttgggttacgtgatagcaacactatataatgtcatattggtgtcGTTGTCTCGTAATCTGAATATGACATTTTTCCCGCTAAACAAATCACCATCGAAAGAGACCTTTGTTCACTCATTAATAGCAATTGGATTTGTTAACGAGAATCATTGGGTACAG atcaaattgaagtctgattgtcctttgccacctacgtcacaaaaatggaaagacttTTGTAGTGACACAGCAAAGAGTTGGGAAGTAGCTTATGCAGCACGtatgaagcattgggaacgcattgatccatcatttatcagatcatcttgtatttcattaaatgaagattag